A window of Microbacterium sp. Root61 genomic DNA:
GCCATCTCCAGGACCAATGACGCGCCCTCGCTGCCCTCCCCTCGCCGGGTACAAGGCACGTACTACACACTGATGCTCGGTAACACGCTCGCTGCGTCGTTCATCTGGGGCATCAACACGTTGTTCCTGCTCGATGCGGGCCTCTCGAACCTCGAGGCGTTCTCTGCGAATGCGTTCTTCACCGCCGGGATGCTGATCTTCGAGATACCGACGGGCGTCGTGGCCGACACGGTCGGGCGCCGGGCGTCGTACCTGCTCGGTACGGTCACGCTCGCAGTGACGACCGTCATGTACTGGCTGCTCTGGGTCTGGGAATCACCGTTCTGGGCATGGGCCGTCGTGTCGGTGCTGCTCGGATTGGGCTTCACCTTCTTCTCGGGGGCGGTGGACGCGTGGCTGGTCGACGCGTTGAAGGTGACCGGCTACCAAGGCAGTCTCGAGACCGTCTTCGGCAGGGCGCAGATCGTCGGCGGCGTCGCGATGCTCTCCGGGTCGGTGCTCGGCGGCGTCATCGCACAGGCGACGAACCTCGGTGTGCCGTTCCTCATCAGGGGCGCCATCCTGCTGGCGATGTTCATCATCGCCGCTGTGCTGATGCGCGATCTGGGCTTCACGCCGGACCGCAGCGAGAGCCCCCTGCGGGCGACGCGCACCATCTTCCGCGCCTCCGTCCGCTACGGTCTCGGCGACCCACCTGTGCGCTGGCTCATGCTCGCGAGCCCGTTCACCGCAGGCGTCGGCATCTACGTGTTCTACGCGCTGCAGCCGTATCTACTCGAGCTGTGGGGCGATGAGGAGGCTTACACCGTCGCAGGTCTCGCGGCCGCCCTGCTGTCGGGCTCGGCGATCCTCGGCGGCGCCCTGGCACCGTGGGCCCGCCGGCTTTTCCGCCGTCGCACCTCGACGCTTCTCCTGTCGGCCGTCGCGAGCGCACTCGTGCTGATCGGCCTCGGGCTGGTGCAGAACTTCTGGGTCGCCGTCGTGCTGGTGGCGCTCTGGGGCATCGCCTCGGCAATCGACGACCCCGTGCACCGCGCCTATCTCAACGACATGATCCCGTCGAAGCAACGCGCCACCGTCCTCTCCTTCGACTCCTTGATGGGTTCGGGTGGCGGGGTGCTCTTCCAGCCGGTCCTCGGGCGCGTGGCGGATGTCGGGGGCTACGGCGCCTCGATGGTCTGGGGTGGCGTGATCTGGGCGGCGGCCGTGCCCTTCCTGCTGCTGAGCCGGGCACAGCGTCCACCGGCCGATACCGCCCGCGAGGTCACCGCCACGGCGGACGTCTGACACCACTGCGGCCCTTCCATACGGGCGGGAGCGCGATCACTATTGATACATCGGCATGGAGCAACGAAGGGGTCAACATGAGCGTTTATCGAGTGATCGACGTCATCGGCACGAGCGCCTCGTCCTGGGAGGAGGCGGCCCGAGAAGCCATCGACACTGCCGCGGGATCGCTGCACGACCTTCGCATCGCGGAGGTGACGAAGCAGGACGTGGTTGTCGGCGACGACGGGGCGCTGTTGTTCAGGGCTCGGATCCAGCTCTCCTTCAAGTACGCGCCGGAGTAGGCCGAGGAGGATCACCGTGCCCGTCGACATCGAGGTGGTCTCGCTCCAGAAGCCGGATGACGTGAACGTCATCGTCGGTCAGTCGCACTTCATCAAGACCGTCGAAGACCTGCACGAGGCGCTTGCCGGGGTCGGCGGCACCCTGAGGTTCGGAGTCGCGTTCTGCGAGGCGTCCGGTGCGCGTCTGGTCAGGCGCACCGGCAACGACGTTGCGCTCGTGGATCTCGCGGTCACGGCGGCGCTGGCGGTCGGCGCAGGGCACTGCTTCGTGATCATGTTGCGTGACGGGTTTCCCGTGAACGTGCTCAACCAGGTCAAGGCCGTGCCGGAGGTGTGCTCGATCTATTGCGCCACGGCCAATCAGGTGCAGATCCTCGTGGCTGTGACCGATGTCGGCCGCGGTGTGACAGGTGTGATCGACGGCGAACCGCCGCTGGGAGTCGAAACCGAGCAGGATGTCGCCGACCGCAAGGCCCTGCTGCGGGCCATCGGCTACAAGCTCTGACAGGCGTCGGACCGGCGTGTTTCCGGGCCGTGCGGGAGAAAATGAAGAAGCCCCGGTGACTGGCGAGAGTCTCCGAGGCCTATCCGTGCACCCCCTCGGACTTGAACCGAGAACCCACTGATTAAGAGTCAGTTGCTCTGCCGATTGAGCTAGAGGTGCGTTATTCGCAACGAGGCGAACGAGGGTCAACGTTAGCATCACAATTGCCCTCATCGCCAATCGACGTCCCCCTCGGCCGCTATTCTGGATGTTGTGACCCTCCCCCCTCCGTCGCCCACCTTCGGCGTGCCTGTGTCTTCCGGCCTCGAGGCGGATCTCGCGCTGGCGCTGCGACTGGCGGATGCCGCGGACCGCGTGTCGATGGAGCGGTTCGACGCCCCCGACCTGGACATCAGCGTCAAGGCCGACGCGTCGCATGTGACGGAAGCGGATCTCGCGACCGAGCGCGCGATCCGCGCACTGCTCGAGGCCGAACGCCCCACGGACGGCATCTTCGGCGAGGAGTACGGCTCGACCGGCGACACGCACCGTCAGTGGATCATCGACCCGATCGACGGCACGGCGAACTACCTCAAGGGCATCCCGATGTGGGCGACGTTGATCTCTCTCGCGATCGACGGCGTGCCACAGATCGGCGTCGTCAGCCAGCCGGCCATCGGCCGACGCTGGTGGGGCGCGACCGGACTCGGCGCCTGGACCGACCAGCCGACCGGCGAGCCGCGGCGCCTGGCCGCGTCATCCATCGCCAGCCTCGCCGAGGCGAGCGTCAGCTTCCAGAGCATCGCGCAATGGCGCAGCGCGGGCCAACTCGACGCGCTCGAACGCCTCACCAGCGCCGTGTGGCGCGACCGCGCCTACGGCGACGCATGGCCCTACATGCTGCTCGCCGAAGGGCGACTGGAGCTCGTCGCCGAGTTCGATGTCAAGGAGTACGACGTCGCGGCACACGTGCCGATCATCCGTGAGGCCGGCGGACGCTTCAGCGCCTTCGACGGCTCGGACTCGATCTCGGCCCGGTCCGCCCTCGCCACCAACGGTCCCCTCTACGACGAATTCCTCGCTCTCCTGCACGACGCCGACTGATCCCGACTCCATCTCCCCCCAATCGGAGCCTGTTCGATGACCCGCCCCATTTCGCGTCTCACCGCCGTTGTGCTGATCGCGGCATCCGCCGCTTTCGTGTCCGCCTGCTCGTCTCCGGCCGAGCCGGAGACCGCACCCACGGAGACCAGCGCGCCCGCCCCCACCTCCCCCCAGCCCACGCCCACGGCGGACGAGCCGGCAGTACCCGTCGGCGACCCCACCTGCGACACGATCATCCCGGCGGCCACGGTGGACGTGTTCGAAAGCCAGGGGTGGACGGCACAGGCGGGTGCCTTCCGCGCAGGCAGCATCGAGCTGACCGGTGGCGTCCAGTGCGTCTGGGGCGACTACACGATCGCGACCGACCACGTGCAGATCTACGGCTGGGCTCCGATCACGGACGCGCAGGCCGCTGCGGCGCAGGATGAGCTCACCGAGTCGGGTTGGACGCGCGAAGAAGCGGGCGACAACGTCTACGTCACCGAGAGCGAGCAGACCGCCATCGCGAAGGATGAGGAGGGCTACGGCCTGACCTACCTCTTCGGCGACGGCTGGGTGAAGTACGCCGACACGAAACAGGGGCTCCTGCTGGTGGAGTGGCCGCAGCCCTGATCCGACCTCTATAGGTTGGAACGATGGACGACTCGACGGCGGCTACGCTCTCGTTGACGTTCACCGGACTCGTTCTGGCCGCGGTCGGAGTGCTGATGCTCTGGCTCGCCCGGCGCAGCCGCCAGGGACGACTCCCCCGCAATCAACTTGCCGGCGTCCGCACCACGGCGACTCTGGCGTCGGATGCTGCGTGGTTCGCCGGCCAGGCGGCCTCCGCCGGACACACCGCCACGGCAGGGTGGGGCACTCTGATCGGCGGCCTCGCCGTCACGGCGGTCGCCCTGCTGACGCTGCCGTACGAGGTCGCGATGACGATCTACACCGTGCTGACACTCGGTACTGCCGCGTGGCTTCTGGGCTGGGCGATAGCAGGAGGGGCGGCCGGACAGCGGGCGGCTCAGGCAGTGCTCGACACGGAGCGCCTCTGAGCATCCTTCGTCAGCGGTCCGACTGATGTGGGTCCGGTCACGATAGCCTCGGGCTCATGTACGATTCCGGAGCCTTCTTCGCCTTTGCACCCATCGTGATCTACCTGGTGATGGTGACCATCGTCGTATTCGCGTCGTACTGGGTCATCCGGCTCGCCGTGTTCCACGCCATGAAGGCGCACACCCGGTGGATCCAGAAGGGACAGCCCTGAGTCAGGATGCTGCGACTTCACCCTCGCGGCGGAACAGCAGCCGCATCCCGCCGCGCGCCAGCATCAGGCAGATGATCAGCGCGGTGACCTGAAAGAAGCTGCCGAGGTGCACGGCTCCGCCGAAGGCGAAGGCGACGAGTTCGAGTACGAGGAACTTGCTGCCGGGCATCACGACCAGCAACGAGACGACACCGATGACGCGAGCCGCGACGCTGTCTGCAGCGCGGAGGCGTCCGACGAGCTTCGTCTTGACCCACACGACCACCTCGAGCACGATCTTGAGCAGGATCGCGGTCAGCAGCGCCAGCAGGAACGTCTCGGTGATGACTTCCGGGAACAGCTGGATGAAGACGCCCAGCACCACGAGGTAGACGAAGACGTCCACGAGGTCGATCGGCCGTACGCGCATTGGGTGAGCCTAACGGCTGTGTCACCTGCACCCTTCGCTCGGTAGGTTTGCGCCATGGCCGAGGCGATCGAGAGCGCGTTGATCGTGCGGAGGCCGCATCCCGTCGCGTCATCGACGATCTGCGCGACCGGGTCCGCGATCCTGGACACGACGCGCGACGTTCCTGCTCGGCTCAGGCCTCGCGTGAGGGCGACCACGGGTTAGGGTTCGAGAATGGATGACGACGGCGTCACGGACATCGCGGACTCCGACGTGCGTCCAGACGCCGCCGTCGATGCCACTGCGCCGCAGTCGACGCCTCGACGCAGAGGGCCGAGCCGCAAAGCGACGGTGTGGTGGATCGTCGGCGCTGCGGCGGTCGTGCTCGTCGGTGCCTCCGTGACCACGGTGCACATCCACGCGAATCGGTCGTTCGATGCCGCCGCATCCGAGGTGATAACGGCGGATGCTGCCGCCGACGATGCGTCGGACGCCCTACTCGCTGCAGCTCAGGACGCCGCCGCGGCGATCGGGCCTGCCGACGAGATCATCAGCGTCACGTCCAGCAGCGAGGGCCTCGTCGCCGCCGAGGTCCGGACCGCATTCACCGACGCGCGGACGGCCACCGCAGAGGCCGTCGCGACCGCGGAAGCGGTGCTCGCCGATGCCGCCGACCCGGCGTCGACGGTCAAGCCGGCCTGGACGTGGGAGCTGTTCGACGCCGCTCCCTTGCTGCACGAGAACGCCGAAGACCTGGAGTCCTACGCCGACACGGCCCTAGACACGGAAGCGGCCGTAGAGGCGTCCCATGAGGCATTGGGCGCGTCCGCCACAGCCGTGTTCGCCGCGGTGACGCCGGCAGCGGCCGCGCTGGAAGCGGCAAACGTGTCAGCGCGCACGGTCGCCGTGCTCGACTTCCGCGATGCGGCCCTGGCCGCGGCGCAGCAGACCCAACTGCGGGCCGAAGCGGCCGGCGCGCTCGCGACCTATGCCGCCCGTGCGGCCACCCTCCAGCAGTCGGCACAGGCCGAACTCGCCGAGAAGGCGGGCCCGCTGCTCGCCACTCGTCTGGAGATCGAGGAGTACGCGCGATCCATCGCCAGCGGCGTGCTGCTCGAGTTCGACTGGAGTCCGATCGTCAACGGCCTCGGCGGCCAGGACGGCATGGCCGGAACGGCTACCTGGAACACTGCCCGCGGCGGGTTCTCCAAGATCACGCTGACGAACTCGGTCGCTGAGGAGTGGCCGTCCGCCGATTCCCGCGCACTCGTCGCGCACGAGGTCGGGCACGCGATCACATCGAAGTGCAGCGACATGTTCGATTCCGACAGCCAATCCGCGAATGAGGAATGGGCGACCGCGTGGGCGATCAGCATAGGGCACACCGCCGACGGCAACGGCGTGCAGGCCTACGGCTACCCGTCCCAGGCCATGATCGACGCCGCCGCGGGCTGCCGGTAGCGCCGGCCTGACATGATCGATGGGTGCCCAGCACCTTCGTCATCGTCACGCGCACCGAGCATCCGGTCGACGCGATGTTCGCGGCATCCCTCGACATCGATGCGCACCTCGCGTCGATGCACGACTCGGGCGAGACGGCCGTCGGCGGAGTGACCAGCGGATCGATCGGTCTGGGCGAGTCCGTCACCTGGAGGGCGCGGCACTTCGGCATCTGGTTCACCTTGACCTCCTGCATAACGGCCCTCGATCGCCCGCATCGCTTCGTCGACGAACAGGTCTCCGGCCCGTTCCGCTCGTTCGTGCACGAGCACGCCTTCGTGCAGGATGCCGGCACCACCGTGATGACCGACACCCTCACGGTCGCATCGCCGTTCTTCGGGCGACTGGCCGAGCGGGTTGTGCTCGTGCCCTACCTGCGACGACTCATCCGCAAACGGAACGCGTACCTCGTCGCGTCACTCGATGCCGCGGTCGACGGAACCTAGCCCCGGGGACTTCGACTCAGCCCAGGTCGAGCTCCGTAGCGTTCTTGGAGTACTCGCGCTGCAGCCAGCCGCCGAACAGACGCAGGTTCAGGCACGAATCGAGGTCGCGACAGTTCGCGGTCACCGGATCCTGCACGGCGTAGGCCGAGAAGGCGGCGACCTTGCGGGCGAGTTCGTCACCCTCGACATTCACCGGGTAGTCCGACGTCTGGTATCCGATCGCGTACGTCACGGCTGCGGCATCCAGATCCATGCTCCGCCAGGCGGCGCGCGCGAACGACGCCGTCGTGGAATGGTCGGAGTGATCGCCGCGCGCCAGATCTACCGCTTCCTGCGGCATGCCTGTCAGCACGGCATCCGGATCGGCATCACCGATGATCTCGACGAGGGAGTGGGTGATGTCGTCGCGAGTGAGCTGCTGCGGGCCGTCGACGTCGCGCACGGTCGGGATCGTGCCCGCGGCGAGCTTCGCAAGGCTCTCGTAGCCCATGCTCTCGAACCCGCTGCCATCGATGTTGCCGTCGACCAGGCGGAACGACAGCAGCTGCAGGCGCGGATCGCCCACCGGCGTCCACTCCTCCACGGTCACCCCGGTCTCGAGCACGTCGGCGCTCTCGTTCCACTGCCCGTCGTAGCCGCGGAGGGTGTCGTAGGCGTTGCGGATGCCTTGTTCCCGGCCCAGCGAGTAGTCCAGGCCGCGACCGGCATCCCCCGCCGAGAGGTAGGCGATCGTGACGCACTTGTTCGCGTCGAGCGCCTCGGCGACCCGGGTGTGACCGAAGATGAGGTCGTCGTCGTAGTGCGCCCAGATCGCGACGAGACTGCCCGCGTCGCACAGCCCGGGAGTGGGCTCCGGCTCCGGAGTCGCCGTCGGCTCCACCGTCGCCACGGGGACGGGCGACGCGGTCGGCGCCGCCGCCGTGGACGTCGGGATCGGCTCGGGGGCGCACGCGGCGAGCAGTCCCAGCATCCCGATCAGGATGACGGTGACTCCGCCGCGTACGACCGCTGGAGTCATGACGTCGCGAACTCCGGCGACCCGCTCTTCGGGGTGACGCTGCCGCGGATGAAGATGAGCAGCACCAGCCCGGTGATGATGACCACGATGTTGCCGAGGCCGGCAAGTGAGCTGAAGCTGCCGCCCGAGGGGTAGGCCGTCAGCAGGAAGACGCTCGGGTCAGTCGAGGCGTGCAGCAGGATCGGCCAGATGATGTTGCCGGTCACGCGCAGCGCGAGGTACATGCAGATGCCGAAGGCGAAGGTGTAGCCGACCTGAATCGCTGTCGCGAGGATCGGCTGCCCGCCGAACGCATTGCCGATGTGGAGCGCCGCGAAGATGCCGGCGGATGCCACGGCGACGAGGATCTCGGAGTAGCCGTGCTTGCGCATCAGGTTCACGACGTATCCGCGGGTGACGAGCTCCTCGACGAAGCCGATGCACAAGCCGGTGAACAGCCAGGCGATCACGATCGCGAAGCCTGCCTCGGCGTAGTCCAGAGCGGCGAAGCGCGCGATGTTCGTCACCAGCACGACAGCGACAGCGATCCACATCCAGCCGCGCCCGCGGATGGGCTGCGGCCCGAAGAGCTCGCGCAGCCAACCGATCGACCAGGCGAACAGCACGAGCACGACACCCGTGAGCAGGATCGGGAGGCCGGTCGTCACGGCGATGTTGAGCGGGCTCCCCGCGGGCCCGCTGAACTGGCCGAGAGTGAAGAACACCCCGATCGCGATCAGCTGGTAGACGCCGTAGTACACCGCCGCGAGCAGCAGGGCTTTCCAGAAACCCCCTCGCTCCCAGAAGCGTTTCCAGGCGGATGGTGCGGGCTGCTCAGACAAGGGATTTCCTCCGGTGACGGGCGACGCGGGATCAGCGTCGAGGGTGACGGGCGGTGGTGCGTCGGGGTCGAGACTATCGGCGGACACGCCGTGTGTCGCGGCGACTCGGCCGGATGAATCCCGCGTCGGCCGATGGTCGATCAGGTGGCGTCCGCATCACCCCGCGAGCTCGGGGAGGAACCGGGTCCACGCGTGCCGCCTGCCCCGACGCGGGTCGATCTCCACACGATCCACCTCGTCGATGATCAGCGTCGACCGCTCCCGCTCGTCGTAGGGCGGCCAGTCAACGTCGGGCGGACCTCCCGCCGCGAAGCGGAGCCACATCGCCCGCATCCGCTCCCCCGCCGCTTCGTACTCCTCGGCACCGCCGAACGCCGTCATGAAGCGGGCCAGGGCGAGGTCCGTGCGGTCGAACAGTGCGAACATCTCCACGCCGTGCGTCGCGTCGAGACCGAGCACTTCGAGCAGTCGCGGGGCGACGTCGAACCGGTACATCCAGGTGGCTGCGTGCCGGGAGTGGAAGTCCGCCGCGCGCGTACTCGGGAACCAGAAGCCGTAGTCGCCACCGAAATCCGCCGCCGTCCGCCGGGTGGATAGCCCGGGGTATGCCGCCCGCATGCGGCGTCGCGACCCCGGCGGCGCTTGGGCGAACAGCGCGGCGATGCGTGACGGTGTGCGCGGGAGGATGTCGACGCGGCCTCGGAAGATCGACCCCTCCCGATCGTTCGTGCCGATGATGAGGGGCACCGGATGCACCGTCCCGTCACGGAACGCCTGCAGCGGTGTCCTCGGCAGGAACTCGCCGTCGATGACCGGCGCGAGGCAGAAGGTGCCGGGATACGCATCGGGCGTGCGGACCTGGAGCGTCGTGCACGCCGCGACGAGATCGTTCACGCCGGCGGTGGCGAGCAGCTCATGCGGGCTCTGCGCGGGGACGTCGCCGTCTGGTTCCCGTCGGGCGTGCGTCTCGACGATGTCCTGGAGGATCGCGACGTACTCCCCTGCCCAGCGGGCGCTGAGCGACGGCGGGTAGACCGCGTGCGGCGGAGGACTCTGCGCGATGGCCCGGGCGAACAGCCCGTCCGCCGACGGGGTCGCCATGAGCGTGATGACGGCATTGCCCCCGGCGGATGCCCCGAACACGGTGACGTTCGCCGCATCCCCTCCGAAGGCGCCGATGTTGTCGCGCACCCATTCCAGCAACGCCACCTGATCCCGCAGGCCGAGGTTCGAGGTGAACGTGCGGCCGGGAGTCGAATAGCGGCTGAAGTCGATGTAGCCGAGTGCTCCGAGGCGGTAGTTGAAGCTGACGTAGACCACACGCCCGTCGCGCACGAAGCCCTCGCCCTGCCCCGAGAAGTCCCGGGACGATCCCCCGCTGTAGCCGCCACCATGGATGAACACCATGACAGGCAAGGCGGATGCAGCGCGGTCGGCGTCGACCGGGGCATGCACGTTGACCGTCAGACAGTCCTCGTCCGCGGCGATCACCACCGTCGGCGGATGGATCAGCGGATTGCGGATCGACTGCGGGGCGGTGGGACCGAACGCCCTGGCGTCACGGATGCCCTCCCACGGCGCGGGCTTGACCGGACTCGCGAACCGCAGCGCGGCGACGGGAGGTGCGGCGTACGGGATGCCCCGCCAGGCGAGCAGTCCGCGTTCGCGCACACCGCGCACGATCCCACCCGCGGTGCGCACGTCGACGGCGTCTCCCTCGGACGGCCGCCGGCGGCGGATCACGATTGCACGCTGCTCACCCCCTCACCACAGCCCTGTTGCGCCTGATGCGCAAGGGGTTGACGCCACGATCGGCGCGAGAAGGATGGAGAGAACGAAAGAAGGAGCTCCTCATGGGAATCATCTCGGTCGACCTGTTCCTCACCCTCGACGGCGTCTACCAGGCGCCCGGAGGTGCGGACGAGGACCGCGAGGGCGGCTTCGCATACGGCGGCTGGCAGGGTGCGTTCGACGATGACGAGTCGGGCGAGGCCATCGGCGCCGGCATCAGACGCATGGATGCGCTGCTGCTCGGCCGCAAGACCTACGACATCTTCGCTTCGTATTGGCCGCTGCACGGCGACAACTGGATCGGTGCGAAATTCAACGCGATGCCGAAGTTCGTCGTGTCGCGCACGCTCACGGATCCGACGTGGGAAGGGACGACGGTGCTGAGGGATGCCGCGACCGACGTCCCCGCGCTGAAGACTCGGTTCGATGAGATCCACGTGATCGGCAGCGGTCATCTGACCCGCTCGCTGCTCGCGGCCGATCTCGTCGACCGGCTCAACCTGTTCCTCTATCCCGTGACGTTCGGCACCGGCAAGCGGCTGTTCTCCGACGGGACCGGGGTGCCCGCCGCCTTCACCCTCGCCCAGCCGCCCCAGGGGTTCCCGAAGGGCGCGACGTGGCTGGTGTACGAGCGCGCCGGCGTGCCGGTCACCGGCGTAGAGATGGGCTAGCGGGCTCCCGCACGGCGTGCGTCCTTCGGCGTCCTACGCTGGAGATTCGTCGTCGTTCGTCAGGAGCTGGGCATATCCGCCGGCGCACCCGGCGAGATCGTCCGTTGACTCCTCACGAAACCGGGAACCCATGAAAGCCAGCAGCCCCGCCCAGTTCGCCGCCTCCCGCTCGGGAGAGGTGCCCCCGCTCGAGCGGGTACGCGAGGGGATCTGGGCGCTGGGAACGGCCATGCCCGGCGGACACATCCCGTACTCGCTCCTGTACCTTGTGCGTGACACGGACAGCGGTATCCACATCGTCGACCCGGGGTGGGACTCCGACACCAACTGGGACGGCCTGGTGGCCGCACTCGCGTCGATCGGCGCCTCCGTGGCCGCGATCCAGTCCGTGACGGTGACCCACCTGCATCCCGACCACGTCGGCATGGCGCAGCGGGTGCATCTGGAGAGCGGCGCTCCCGTGCAGATGCACGCGACCGAGGCGCGCGATCTCGAGATCGCGGGGCCCGGCGGCTGGTCGCCGTCGGCCGTCGTCCAGGAGCTCGACGACTGGATGGTGCCGGATGCGCGGCGCGCCGAGATCGAGACCATGCTCGACCACGCACCGCCGCACCTGACCGTGGAGGTCGGCCGCCTGCTCCAGGACGGAGACCGGCTCGACATCCCCGGATTCGACCTGATCGCGATGCTCACGCCCGGGCACACCGCGGGCAGCGTCTGCATCCGCGGAGATGCGCAGCAGGTGATGCTCACCGGAGACGTGCTCCTGCCCACCATGCACGGCGGGCTCGGGCTCGGCGGACCGACCGAGACCAACCCGCTGCAGGATTACCTCGCCTCGCTGGACGCGCTGAAGCGCTACCCCGACCACGAGGTGCTTCCGGGACACGGGTACCGCTTCACCGGACTCGTCGCCCGAGCGGACAAGTCCGCCGCTCACCACCTGAAGCGCACCGGAGAGGTCGCCGCGGTCCTCGCCGACGACCCGGACGCATCGGTCTGGGACATCGCCAGCCGACTCACCTGGACCGCCGGCTGGGACAACCTCTCCGGCTTCTTCGCCTACTCGGCGCTCTGGCAGACCGCCATGCACCGCGAGTACCTGTCGCTGCGCTGACCCGTCAGAAGCGCAGCAGGATCTTCCCTGCGCGCCCGGGGGTCGCGTTCGCGGCGGCGGCCGCGCGGGCCTCCTCGAACGGGAACACCGCTTCGACCGGCACCTTGACCTCGCCGGACGCGATGCGCTGCACGAGCTCGCCGAACAGGCGACCGCGCTGCGCGGCATCCATCGTCTGGCTCACCCGGCTGCCCCAGAAGCCCTTGACCGTCGTCTGCTTGAAGATGAGGTCGCTGGACGCGAGCTGCAGCACGCCGGTGCCCATGGCGCCGAACGACACGAGCGTGCCGCCCTCGCCGAGCAGCGACAGCAGTTCGCCCGCCGACTCGCCCGCGATCGAATCGACTGCAGCCACCGGGGTCGCGTCGCCCAGGATCTCTGCGGCGCGCTCACGCCAGTCGGCGCTCTCGGTGGAGACGATGTCACGGATGCCGAGTGCTGCCAGTTCCTCGATGCCCGCGTCGCGGCGCACGAGGCCGAGGACGCGCACTCCGCGGCCCGCGGCGAACTGCGCGACGAGCTTGCCGACGGCGCCGTTGGCGGTGTTCTGCACGATCCAGTCGCCGGGCTTCACATCGAGGAACTCGAGCAGGCTCAGCGCGCTGAACGGCATCGAAATGAGCTGTGCGGCGGTCTCGTCGCTCACCGCGTCAGGAACGGGGATGAGCGCGGCGGCCTTCGCCACGAAGTACTCGCTCCACACCCCGAAGGTGCCGCCGGTTGCGACCCGCTGGCCGACCTGAAGCGTCTCGACGCCCTCGCCCAGTGCGTCGACGATACCGACGGCCTCCGTGCCGGAAGCGGCGGGCAGTTCGGGCTTGAAGCCGTACGTGCCGCGGATCGTCCAGAGGTCGTGGTTGTGGATCGGTGACAGCACCGTGCGCACGCGTACCTGACCCGGACCAGGCTCGGGCAGCGGCCGCTCGGCGATCTCGAGGACCTCGGTGGCTTCGCCGAACGAGTTGTGGATGAGTGCGCGCATGGTGTGGGTTCCTTCGGTTGTCGGGGCCGTTGTGCGGCCGGGATCTGCGACCGGATTCAGTCGAGAAGAGTGTCGGTGGTGCGCAGCGCCGCATCGAACGGCGAACCGTCGCCCATCAGGCGGTCGAGCAGTGCCGCGCCGAGCCACAGCTCGTACAGCGACTCGGCGAGCTGGCGTGCGGGGGCGCGGTCGGGAATCGAGCCGTCGGTGTATCCCGCGTCAACGACGGTGGCGAGGAGGTCGATCAAGCGCGTGACCCCATCGGCCAGCACCACGCGCATGGGGTCGGAGATGCTCGACACCTCAGCGGAGAGCTTGACCACGAGGCAGCGATCGGCCGAGGCATCGCCCGCCCGCCCCGCCCAGGCTGCGCCGAGGTTCCGGATGCGCTCGCGTGCAGATCCCGGTCGCTGGACGAGTCCCTCCACCGCGGCGAGGTAGGTCTCGACGTAACGCTCGAGCACCGCTACCCCGAACCCCTCCTTCGACGAGAAGTAGTGGTAGAACGACCCCTTCGGCACACCGCACGTCGACAGGATCTCCTGCAGCCCGACACCGACGAAACCCTTGGAGAGGATCAGCTCTCCCCCGGTCGCGAGGATCGCGTCACGGGTGAGTTCGGCCTTG
This region includes:
- a CDS encoding CPBP family intramembrane glutamic endopeptidase; translated protein: MSEQPAPSAWKRFWERGGFWKALLLAAVYYGVYQLIAIGVFFTLGQFSGPAGSPLNIAVTTGLPILLTGVVLVLFAWSIGWLRELFGPQPIRGRGWMWIAVAVVLVTNIARFAALDYAEAGFAIVIAWLFTGLCIGFVEELVTRGYVVNLMRKHGYSEILVAVASAGIFAALHIGNAFGGQPILATAIQVGYTFAFGICMYLALRVTGNIIWPILLHASTDPSVFLLTAYPSGGSFSSLAGLGNIVVIITGLVLLIFIRGSVTPKSGSPEFATS
- a CDS encoding carboxylesterase/lipase family protein, which gives rise to MIRRRRPSEGDAVDVRTAGGIVRGVRERGLLAWRGIPYAAPPVAALRFASPVKPAPWEGIRDARAFGPTAPQSIRNPLIHPPTVVIAADEDCLTVNVHAPVDADRAASALPVMVFIHGGGYSGGSSRDFSGQGEGFVRDGRVVYVSFNYRLGALGYIDFSRYSTPGRTFTSNLGLRDQVALLEWVRDNIGAFGGDAANVTVFGASAGGNAVITLMATPSADGLFARAIAQSPPPHAVYPPSLSARWAGEYVAILQDIVETHARREPDGDVPAQSPHELLATAGVNDLVAACTTLQVRTPDAYPGTFCLAPVIDGEFLPRTPLQAFRDGTVHPVPLIIGTNDREGSIFRGRVDILPRTPSRIAALFAQAPPGSRRRMRAAYPGLSTRRTAADFGGDYGFWFPSTRAADFHSRHAATWMYRFDVAPRLLEVLGLDATHGVEMFALFDRTDLALARFMTAFGGAEEYEAAGERMRAMWLRFAAGGPPDVDWPPYDERERSTLIIDEVDRVEIDPRRGRRHAWTRFLPELAG
- a CDS encoding dihydrofolate reductase family protein is translated as MGIISVDLFLTLDGVYQAPGGADEDREGGFAYGGWQGAFDDDESGEAIGAGIRRMDALLLGRKTYDIFASYWPLHGDNWIGAKFNAMPKFVVSRTLTDPTWEGTTVLRDAATDVPALKTRFDEIHVIGSGHLTRSLLAADLVDRLNLFLYPVTFGTGKRLFSDGTGVPAAFTLAQPPQGFPKGATWLVYERAGVPVTGVEMG
- a CDS encoding MBL fold metallo-hydrolase, translating into MKASSPAQFAASRSGEVPPLERVREGIWALGTAMPGGHIPYSLLYLVRDTDSGIHIVDPGWDSDTNWDGLVAALASIGASVAAIQSVTVTHLHPDHVGMAQRVHLESGAPVQMHATEARDLEIAGPGGWSPSAVVQELDDWMVPDARRAEIETMLDHAPPHLTVEVGRLLQDGDRLDIPGFDLIAMLTPGHTAGSVCIRGDAQQVMLTGDVLLPTMHGGLGLGGPTETNPLQDYLASLDALKRYPDHEVLPGHGYRFTGLVARADKSAAHHLKRTGEVAAVLADDPDASVWDIASRLTWTAGWDNLSGFFAYSALWQTAMHREYLSLR
- a CDS encoding zinc-binding dehydrogenase; amino-acid sequence: MRALIHNSFGEATEVLEIAERPLPEPGPGQVRVRTVLSPIHNHDLWTIRGTYGFKPELPAASGTEAVGIVDALGEGVETLQVGQRVATGGTFGVWSEYFVAKAAALIPVPDAVSDETAAQLISMPFSALSLLEFLDVKPGDWIVQNTANGAVGKLVAQFAAGRGVRVLGLVRRDAGIEELAALGIRDIVSTESADWRERAAEILGDATPVAAVDSIAGESAGELLSLLGEGGTLVSFGAMGTGVLQLASSDLIFKQTTVKGFWGSRVSQTMDAAQRGRLFGELVQRIASGEVKVPVEAVFPFEEARAAAAANATPGRAGKILLRF
- a CDS encoding TetR/AcrR family transcriptional regulator, which produces MPLTAKAELTRDAILATGGELILSKGFVGVGLQEILSTCGVPKGSFYHYFSSKEGFGVAVLERYVETYLAAVEGLVQRPGSARERIRNLGAAWAGRAGDASADRCLVVKLSAEVSSISDPMRVVLADGVTRLIDLLATVVDAGYTDGSIPDRAPARQLAESLYELWLGAALLDRLMGDGSPFDAALRTTDTLLD